CGGCGGGGTCCCCGAATGCTCCCAGCAGGTCGTCGTGGAGCTGGAAGGCGAGTCCGGCGCACCGTCCGGCGGAACGCAGCGCGTCCATGCCGCGGGCATCGGCCCCGGCCAGGGACGCGCCCAGGGCGAGCGGCCGCTCCACGGTGTAGAGCGCGCTCTTGAGCGTCGCGATGTTCCTGGCCTGGGTCTCGTCGGAGGAACCGGTCGCCTGGGCCCGCATGTCCAGGTACTGCCCTGCGACCATCTCGCCGCGCATCGCCTGCCACTCCCGGTGCAGCTGTCCGCCGTACGGGGAACCAAGCGCGGTCTCGGTGAGCAGGTCGTCGGCCCACACCAGGGCGAGGTCTCCGGCCAGGACCGCCGCCGTGCCGGAGTAGCCGGCGGCGGAGCCGTACATACGGCCTTCCCGGTGCAGACGCGCGAACTGCGCGTGCACGGCCGGTGCGCCCCGGCGCACCGGCGATTCGTCCATGACGTCGTCGTGGACCAGCGCGCAGGCCTGCAGCAGTTCGAGTGCGGCACCGACACGCAGCGGTGTCCCGGGGTCGCCGGATCCTCCCGCCGCCAGCCATCCGCACCGGACGAAAGCCGTCCGGAGCCGCTTGCCTCCGCGCAGGACGAACGTGGCGACCCGGGACGCCACCTCCTCCGCGAACACGGCGTCCACCCGCCGGGCCTCCCCCAGCCTGGTGTGCAGATACTCCGCGAGGAGGGCGTCGACGGCAGCTGCCGTTCCGCCGGCCGGGTCCGGGACACGACGGCCGCCCGTGCCGGGGTCGGGTCCGGCACTCCCGCCGGTCCCTGCCCGCATCGCCCCTGGACCGAGCATGGACAGCCCCTTTCGCCCGATTGTCCGCTTCCGCGTCGACCGGTGCTTCCGGCCGCGAGGACCGCGGATGCGTCTATGCCTGCCCGGCGCACGGTGGGATCGGAGCGGAGTTCACCCGAACGGCGGGCGGCGGGGCGGAAGGACGCGCGGGAGCGTCCTTCCGCGGGCCGACGCTTCAGGTCACGTCACTGCCGGGGAACGCCACGCACGGGGTGCTTGCTCATGATCGACACCCGGTTGAAGGCGTTGATCGTGACGGCGACCCAGATCACGGCCGAGATCTCCTCCTCGGAGAGGGACCGGCGGGCCGTGGCGTAGGCGTCCTCCTGGAGGGCGGCGTCGGCGGGGTGCGTCGTCGCCTCGGCGAGGGCGAGTGCGGCACGCTCCTGGGCGGTGAACACCTCGGTGTCGCGCCAGGCTGCCAGCACGCCCAGTCGCCGGGTCGTCTCGCCCTCCCGCAGGGCGGCCCGGGTGTGGACGTCCAGGCAGTAGGCGCAGCCGTTGATCTGTGACACCCGCAGGTTGACCAGTTCGACCAGAGTGCGGTCCAGCCCCGCCTCCTGGGCGACCGTGCGCACCGCTTCGGCCGTGGCGGTCAGGGCGTGGAAGGCCTTCGGGCTCCGCTTGTCCACGTAGACCCGCTTGTCCGCACGATCCGCCTCCGTACCGTTCACCCTGGACTCCTCACCGGGACGTGCCGCCCCTTGTCGTGCCGTGGCCGCCCTGGCGGGCGGCGGCTTATGATCAAGCATGATTGTTGAACATGTAAGCACCCTTGTAGCACCCGGGGGCCCGCGATGAGCGGTGTGGAGACGGACCTGGCCGCACCGGGGACCGGCCCCGGGGCCGGCATCGAGGTCCTCACGCCGCGGGACGTCCCCCTCGGCGGCCCGAGGGCGATGACTGTGCGGCGCACGCTGCCGCAGCGGGCCAGGACGCTCATCGGGGCCTGGTGCTTCATCGACCACTACGGCCCGGACGACGTCGCGGAGACGGGCGGGATGGATGTGGCCCCGCATCCGCACATCGGCCTGCAGACGGTGAGCTGGCTGTTCAGCGGGGAGATCGAGCACCGTGACAGCCTGGGCAGCCACGCCTTCGTGCGTCCTGGGGAGCTGAACCTCATGACCGGTGGCCACGGCATCAGTCACACGGAGGTCTCCACCCCCGGCACCACGCTCCTGCACGGCGTCCAGCTGTGGGTGGCACTCCCCGGGGAGCACCGGGACACCGGCCGCGACTTCCGGCACCACGTACCGGCACCGGTCCGCCTGGACGGAGCGGTGATCCGGGTGTTCCTCGGCTCGCTCGCCGGGGACACCTCGCCGGTCCCCGCCTTCACCCCGCTGCTCGGCGCCGAGATCGTCCTCGAACCGCACACCACCACGACCCTCGACGTCGATCCGGCCTTCGAGCACGGCCTCCTCGTCGACCAGGGCAGCGTCCGTCTGGACGGAACGCCGCTGCGCGGTGCCGAACTGGGCTACACCGGGACGGGGAACCGCACGATCACCCTGGCCAACGAGACGGACGCCCCCGCCCGGGCCGTGCTCGTGGGCGGAACTCCGTTCGAGGAACGGATCGTCATGTGGTGGAATTTCGTGGGCCGCAGCCACGAGGACATCGTCGAGGCACGCACGGACTGGGAGGCATCCTCCGACCGCTTCGGCCATGTCGACGGCTACCCCGGCGAACGCATCCCCGCCCCTGCCCTCCCGAACGCCACCATCGCACCGCGTGGCAACCCGACCCGCCCGAAAGGCAGCACACGATGACCCAGGCCGCCGCCCCCCTCGTCCGGAACGCGGACGCCCGGCACCGCTACGAGATCCTGGTCGGCGAGGTGACGGCGGGCTTCACGGCCTACCGTGACCGCGACGGGCAACGTGTCTTCTTCCACACGGAGACCGACGACGCGTTCGCAGGCCAGGGGCTTGCCTCCGTCCTCGTGCAGGAGGCCCTGAGCGACGTGCGGGACACGGGCAGGCGGATCGTTCCGGTCTGCCCGTACGTGGCGAAGTTCCTCAAGAAGCACCAGGAGTTCGCCGACATCACCGACCCGGTCACGCCCGAGATCCTGCAGTGGCTGGACACCGCCCTGGCCGGCTGAGCCCCCGGTCCCGGCCTGCCCTCAGGCCGGCCGCAGCTCGAACCAGTCGAAGGCCGCGGTTCCCCGGGTCGCGTACATGCCGATGACCCGGCCGGTGAAGCCGCCCGCGACCTCGGTGGTGAGGTAACGTCCGTCGAGTTCCGCGAGGATCTCGACGTGGCCGTCCTCGGTCTCGTAACCGAGGCGGAGGGTGTCCGGGCCACCGACACGGAGGCCGGAGGGGGCCTCCGCGCCGGGGTCGGCAGGACGTACGGTGACGGTGGGCGGCAGGACATCCTCGGTGCTCACGTCGACCCGCAGCGTCAAGGGCCCCGGGGGTACACGCCGTTCGGCGACCGTCGTACGGGAGGGGCCGATGCGGGCGACCGCTCGCACGGTGTCGCCCTCCACCTCGACCTGGTAGTGGTGCGCCTCGTCCAGCCGGACGGCGAGACCGCCCCGGCTCGCCTCGCCGACGTCGATCCGCGTCCGGGCGACGCAGTGAGGGTCCTGCTGCCGCCGTCCCACGAACAGCGCTCCGGGCTTGTCCATGCTGTCCGCACGGGCGTGCAGCACCAGGTGGCCGGGGCGTTCGCCGAGGCGTACGGCACCCGGGTCCTGCCTCCTCAGCGAAACCCAGCAGGGCGCGAGGGCGGGTGAGCCGAAGTCGTCGCGGTGCGGCTCGGCGGGCCAGGGATGCGGAGCGAGCCCCGGTGCCGGGGCGCGCAGTTCCAGCGGTCCCGGCAGCGGCCACTCGTCCTCCCACCGCACCGGCACCAGGAACGTCTCCCGGCCCATACCGTGGAACTTCGGCGTGTCACCGCGGGGCCGGGTGCCCAGCAGCACCATCCACCAGGTGTCGTCGTGCGCCCGCACCAGGTCGCCGTGCCCGGTGTTCTGCACCGGGTGGCCCGTACTGCGGTGGGACAGCACGGGGTTGTCCGGGTGCGGTTCGAACGGTCCGGGCAGCGAGCGGGCCCTGGCCACCGACATCGCGTGCCCGCGTTCCGTCCCGCCCTCCGACAGCAGCAGGTACCACCAGTCACCGATCCGGTAGAGGTGCGGGCCCTCGGGGTACTGGAGCCCGCTGCCCGACCACATCTCCACCGGCTCGCCGAGCAGTTCGCCGGTCTCCGGTTCGATCCGCACCCCGCGGATCCCGTCGTGGGAGAACACGCACCAGCAGTTCCCCTCGTCGTCCCAGACCAGATCGGGGTCGATGCCGGGAATGCCGACCGGCACGGGTTCCGACCACGGACCGGCGGGGTCCTCGGCGGTCACCAGGATGTTGCCCGACCCGGCCACCACGGTCGTGATCAACCAGAAACGGCCGTCGTGGTGCCGCAGCGTGGGGGCGTACACCCCGCACGAGGACGGGGCGTCGTCGGGCAGCGCCAACTGTGACGGGCGGTCCAGCGCGTGGCCGATCAGCCGCCAGTGCACCAGGTCCCTGCTGTGCCACAGCGGTACACCGGGCACGTACTCGAAGCTGGACGTCGCCACGTAGTAGTCCTCGCCTACGCGGCAGATGCTCGGATCCGGACTGAAGCCGGGTATCACGGGATTGTCGAAGAACGCCATGATCTGTCCTAGGGGCTCGGGCCAGGACCGTGTCCCACGGCCATGATCGTTGAAGCGCTTCGAAGATGACAGTCGCACGTTTGACTGTCAATAGAGTCGACCAGAAGGGATTCCAGGGCCCTCCTTCGACAGCATGGACAACAAGAGCCCCCTCGAACACATCACGTTCTCCGAGTCGAGTCGAAGCGCTTCGACAGATGCCGCCTCATGCTCCGCGCGGCGGCGGTCCGTAGGTGGACCGTCATCGGAAACCTCGTGCGCCCCAGGGCTTTCAGGCACCGGCGTTTCGGCCAGGTCACGCCGTCCGCCGGAGGCCCCAGTACGGCGGACCCGCCTCGGAGGCCTTGCCGTTCCAGGGGCCCGGCACGTCCTGAATCGAGCGCGTTCGAATCTCGGGGCGCGTCGTTATGCCGTGCACCGCCGGGCCGATCAGGTGCGGCACGACCCACCAGGAGTGATGCAGGTGACCGTCACCGATTCCTCGGCCGCCGGAGTGGAGACGCCTCCCCCTCCGCCCCCGGCCACCATCACCTTCGAGGGCAAGCACGGCAAGAACCCCCTGGCCGAGGCCAGTTTCGGGGCACTGTGCATGCGCCTGCCCGCGATCCTCGCGCACACCGCACGCAGGGCCTGGGCCGTCGACAGGGCCGGCGCGGTGCTGCTCCTGGTCTGCCAGCTCCTCACGGGAACCGCGGCAGCCCTCGTCCTCGCTTTCACCGCGCGGGCCATGACACATCTGCTCGCCGCGGGGCCGGTGTCCGAACGCCTGCACGCCGCGCTGCCCGCGCTGACCGTGGTCGCCGCCGCAGCCGGCTTCGGCCGCGTCAGCAGCGCCCTGTCCTCGTACGCGGATTCGAGGATCACCCCGCTGCTCACGACAGAGGCGGACCTCTCGCTCGTCTCCGCGGTGTGCCGTGTGGAGGCATCCGCGTACGGCGAGGACGGGTTCGCCGACCGGCAGGAGGCCGCCGAGGTCGGTGTCACCCGGACGCGGACGATGGTGCAGGACGCCCAGCGGTTCATGGCCGCCCTCATCCGGATGATCGCGGCGACCGGCGTCATCACGGCCCTGCACTGGATGATGCTGCCGCTGCTCCTGCTCGCCGTGCTCCCGGCGGGCATCGGTGCCGTGCTGTCCGCGCGCGTGGACTACGAGACGCACTACAACAACGTCGCCGACCGCAACGTGCGTTCCATGATGCGCTGGTGGGCCACCTACTCCCGCTACGGGGACGAGGTCCGGGCGAACGGCATGACCGGCTACCTCATCCACTGGTACCGCGCGCTGTCCGACCGGATCGACCGGCGCACCCTCACCGCGGCGCCCCGCATGCTGCGTATCGTCCTGGCCACCAGCGCCCTGGGCGGCGTGTTCCTGCTGGGTACCTGGGCCGCGCTCGCCTGGCTGGCCGTCACGGGGCGCGTCGCCCTGCCCGTCGCGGCCACCGCGGTCGTCGCCGTGCAGACCGCCCTGGCCGCTCTGTCGCAGTTCGTCGTCCACGGGGCCGCGATGTTCCACACCTCGCTCTACCTGGCGGACATGCGGTCCTTCCTCGACATGGCGGACGAACGCGCCCCCCAGCGCGGTACGGCGACCGTGCCCGACCGGGTGGACGAGATCCGGCTCGACGAGGTCGTCCACCGGTACCCCGGCCGGGACGAACCCGCCGTCGCGGGCGTATCGCTCACCTTGCGGCGCGGCGAGATCCTGGCGGTCGTCGGTGAGAACGGCTCGGGCAAGTCGACCCTGGCCAAGCTCATCACGGGGATCCTCCTGGCCGACAAGGGCCGCGTCCTGTGGGACGGCACCGATCTCGCCGACGCCGATCCCGAAGCCGTGTGGCGACGCACCGCCCTCGTCCCGCAGAACTTCGCCTGCTGGCCGCTGCGCGCCCGGGAGAACGTCACCCTCGGCCGGCCCAGGACGTACGACGACGGACCGGTGTGGGAAGCCGTCGACGCCGTGGGCATGCGCGAGACGGTGGAGAAGCTTCCCCAGGGGCTCGACACCCTCCTGGCCAGGGAACTCTGGGGCGGAGCCGAGCTGTCCGGCGGCCAGTGGCAGCGGCTCGCGTGTGCGCGGGCGCTGTACCGGCGCACTCCCCTGCTGATCCTGGACGAGCCCACGTCCCAGATGGACCAGCGCGGGGAGCACAGGATCTTCCTGGAGATCAGGCGCATCGCCGCGGAACGCATGACGGTCGTCGTCACGCACCAGCTCGAGAACACACGGCTGGCCGACCGTATCGTCGTCATGCGCGCAGGACGCGTCGTCGAGCAGGGCACGTACGAGGAACTCGCCCACGGGGGAAGCCTTTTCGCCGAGCTCCTGGCGCTCGCCCAGGACCGGTAGGGCGACCCGGGTGCCCGTGCGGACGGTCTGCGCGGGTACCCGGATCCAGGTGCGTGACCGGTGGGGCCTGTAGCCGGACGGCGGGCATGGACGGCGTCCCCGTGGAACCCGCGGACGCCGAGTTCCTGATGTCCCCCGAGGCGCGGGACGCCGCCACCCGGGAGGGCGTCCCGGTGATCGACCACCGGGCTCTCCGACGGGTCTGGACGCGGAGCGCCGGTCAGAGGTGAGCCCTCGGTATCGGTCGGCGCCTGCGCCATCCGCATGCCGGACCGGGTTCACCACGCACCCGGACGCCCCCTAAGCTGGTGGGTGCAGCTGGTTCGCCCCGTCAGCCAGGCGGGATGCGTCGCAAGAGGGAACCCGGTGGAAATCCGGGACTGCCCCGCAGCGGTGAGCGGGAACGACCGCCGTCATACGCACTGGGTCCGACGAAACGGACCTGGGAAGCGACGGCCATTAGATGTCCTCTTCGAGGGCGTGCCCGCGAGTCCGAAGACCTGCCAACTGCCCGCGCGCGGACCAACCGTGCGCGGACATCCCGGTGACCTCGTGGGCGGGTCGGCGTACATACCGGACGGATCCCGTGCGTCGCACGACGTCCTCCGTCCGGTAGGGCACCCCTTCGCGCTCTCGTCCCGTCGCCGGGATCTCAGGGATTCATCTCGCGAAGGAGATCTCCGTGACCAACGAGTACGCGACCGCGGCAGCGCGGTCCACTGTGTACGGCTACCCCCGGCAGGGACGGAACCGGGAACTGAAGAAGGCCGTCGAGGGCTACTGGAAGGGGCGGGTCACCGCCGATGCCCTCCGCGCCACCGCCGCCGGACTGCGCCGCGACAACTGGCGGCAGCTGAGCGGGGCCGGCATCGACGAGGTCCCGACCGGGGACTTCTCGTACTACGACCATGTGCTGGACACCAGCGTCATGGTGGGAGCCGTCCCGGACCGCCACCGTGAGGCGGTGGCCGCCGATCCGCTCGACGGGTACTTCGCGATGGCCCGCGGCACGCAGGACGTCGCTCCGCTGGAGATGACCAAGTGGTTCGACACCAACTACCACTACCTCGTGCCCGAGCTGGGCCCGGACACCGTCTTCGCCGCTGACTCCGCCAAGCAGGTCACCGAGCTGAAGGAAGCCCTCACCCTCGGGCACACCGCCCGGCCCGTGCTCGTCGGCCCGGTCACCTATCTCCTGCTCGCCAAGCCCGCCCCCGGCGTGGCGGCCGACTTCGAACCGCTCACCCTGCTCGACCGGCTCCTTCCGGTCTACGCGGAGGTCCTCGCCGATCTGCGCGCCGCCGGCGCGGAGTGGGTACAGCTCGACGAGCCCGCCCTCGTCCAGGACCGCACCCCGGCCGAGCTCGACGCCGTCGCCCGGGCCTACCTGGAGCTCGGCGGGCTCAACGACCGCCCCGAGCTGCTCGTCGCCTCCTATTTCGACCGGCTCGGGGACGCCCTGCCCGTCCTGGCGAAGGCCCCGGTCGAGGGACTGGCACTCGACTTCACCGACGCCGCGGCAGCCAACCTCGCGGACCTCGCTGCCGTCGGAGGGCTCCCCGGCAAACGGCTCGTCGCCGGCGTGGTCAACGGCCGCAACATCTGGATCAACGACTACGAGAAGTCGCTGGCCACTCTCGCCACGCTCCTCGGCCTCGCCGGCCGGGTCGACATCGCCGCCTCCTGCTCCCTCCTGCACGTCCCCCTCGACACGGCGCCCGAGACGGACATCGATCCCGAGATCCTCCGCTGGCTCGCCTTCGCCAGGCAGAAGACGGTGGAGATCGCCACTCTGGCCAAGGGACTGGCCGAGGGCACCGACGCCATCGCCACCGAGATCGCCGCCAATCGGGCGGACCTCGCCTCCCGCGCCGACTCCCCCGTCACCTACGACCCTGCCGTGCAGGCCAGGGCCGCCGCCATCACGGACACCGACGGCCGCCGCTCCCAGCCGTACGGGGAGCGAGCGGCAGCCCAGCGTGCCCACCTCGGGCTTCCCCTGCTGCCGACGACCACCATCGGCTCCTTCCCGCAGACCGATGAACTCCGCACCGCGCGCGCCGACCTGCGCGCCGGCAGGCTCGACCCGGCCGGGTACGACGAGCGGATCAGGACGGAGATCGCCGAGGTGATCTCCTTCCAGGAGAAGACCGGCATCGACGTCCTGGTGCACGGTGAGCCCGAACGCAACGACATGGTCCAGTACTTCGCCGAGCAGCTGACCGGATACCTCGCCACCCGGCACGGCTGGGTCCAGTCCTACGGGACCCGCTACGTCCGCCCGCCGGTCCTGGCCGGCGACATCTCCCGCCCCCGACCGATGACCGTGGACTGGACGACCTACGCACAGTCCCTCACCGACCGTCCGGTCAAGGGCATGCTCACCGGACCGGTCACCATGCTCGCCTGGTCCTTCGTCCGCGACGACCAGCCACTCGGCGACACCGCCCGCCAGGTCGCCCTCGCCCTGCGCGACGAGGTCGACGACCTGGAGACCGCCGGCACCTCGGTCATCCAGGTCGACGAGCCCGCACTGCGCGAGACGCTGCCGCTGCGCGCCGACGGCCACCCGTCCTATCTGGCCTGGGCGACGGAGGCGTTCCGCCTCACCACGAGCGGCGTACGGCCGGACACGCAGATCCACACCCACATGTGCTACGCCGAGTTCGGCGACATCGTCCAGGCCATCGACGACCTCGACGCCGACGTCATCAGCCTGGAGGCCGCCCGCTCCCACATGCAG
The DNA window shown above is from Streptomyces sp. Alt3 and carries:
- a CDS encoding polyprenyl synthetase family protein, translated to MLGPGAMRAGTGGSAGPDPGTGGRRVPDPAGGTAAAVDALLAEYLHTRLGEARRVDAVFAEEVASRVATFVLRGGKRLRTAFVRCGWLAAGGSGDPGTPLRVGAALELLQACALVHDDVMDESPVRRGAPAVHAQFARLHREGRMYGSAAGYSGTAAVLAGDLALVWADDLLTETALGSPYGGQLHREWQAMRGEMVAGQYLDMRAQATGSSDETQARNIATLKSALYTVERPLALGASLAGADARGMDALRSAGRCAGLAFQLHDDLLGAFGDPAVTGKPADEDLRTRKLTGLLAAALRLADESGDTEALAVLGHHGPRAGAGTADRMRAALERTGARAAVEKEIACLTASSLRHFADTGADDRARGEFAALVARAAGTDTTLPDPGGEGA
- a CDS encoding carboxymuconolactone decarboxylase family protein translates to MNGTEADRADKRVYVDKRSPKAFHALTATAEAVRTVAQEAGLDRTLVELVNLRVSQINGCAYCLDVHTRAALREGETTRRLGVLAAWRDTEVFTAQERAALALAEATTHPADAALQEDAYATARRSLSEEEISAVIWVAVTINAFNRVSIMSKHPVRGVPRQ
- a CDS encoding pirin family protein, with protein sequence MSGVETDLAAPGTGPGAGIEVLTPRDVPLGGPRAMTVRRTLPQRARTLIGAWCFIDHYGPDDVAETGGMDVAPHPHIGLQTVSWLFSGEIEHRDSLGSHAFVRPGELNLMTGGHGISHTEVSTPGTTLLHGVQLWVALPGEHRDTGRDFRHHVPAPVRLDGAVIRVFLGSLAGDTSPVPAFTPLLGAEIVLEPHTTTTLDVDPAFEHGLLVDQGSVRLDGTPLRGAELGYTGTGNRTITLANETDAPARAVLVGGTPFEERIVMWWNFVGRSHEDIVEARTDWEASSDRFGHVDGYPGERIPAPALPNATIAPRGNPTRPKGSTR
- a CDS encoding GNAT family N-acetyltransferase; translated protein: MTQAAAPLVRNADARHRYEILVGEVTAGFTAYRDRDGQRVFFHTETDDAFAGQGLASVLVQEALSDVRDTGRRIVPVCPYVAKFLKKHQEFADITDPVTPEILQWLDTALAG
- a CDS encoding glycoside hydrolase family 43 protein, which translates into the protein MAFFDNPVIPGFSPDPSICRVGEDYYVATSSFEYVPGVPLWHSRDLVHWRLIGHALDRPSQLALPDDAPSSCGVYAPTLRHHDGRFWLITTVVAGSGNILVTAEDPAGPWSEPVPVGIPGIDPDLVWDDEGNCWCVFSHDGIRGVRIEPETGELLGEPVEMWSGSGLQYPEGPHLYRIGDWWYLLLSEGGTERGHAMSVARARSLPGPFEPHPDNPVLSHRSTGHPVQNTGHGDLVRAHDDTWWMVLLGTRPRGDTPKFHGMGRETFLVPVRWEDEWPLPGPLELRAPAPGLAPHPWPAEPHRDDFGSPALAPCWVSLRRQDPGAVRLGERPGHLVLHARADSMDKPGALFVGRRQQDPHCVARTRIDVGEASRGGLAVRLDEAHHYQVEVEGDTVRAVARIGPSRTTVAERRVPPGPLTLRVDVSTEDVLPPTVTVRPADPGAEAPSGLRVGGPDTLRLGYETEDGHVEILAELDGRYLTTEVAGGFTGRVIGMYATRGTAAFDWFELRPA
- a CDS encoding ABC transporter ATP-binding protein, with amino-acid sequence MQVTVTDSSAAGVETPPPPPPATITFEGKHGKNPLAEASFGALCMRLPAILAHTARRAWAVDRAGAVLLLVCQLLTGTAAALVLAFTARAMTHLLAAGPVSERLHAALPALTVVAAAAGFGRVSSALSSYADSRITPLLTTEADLSLVSAVCRVEASAYGEDGFADRQEAAEVGVTRTRTMVQDAQRFMAALIRMIAATGVITALHWMMLPLLLLAVLPAGIGAVLSARVDYETHYNNVADRNVRSMMRWWATYSRYGDEVRANGMTGYLIHWYRALSDRIDRRTLTAAPRMLRIVLATSALGGVFLLGTWAALAWLAVTGRVALPVAATAVVAVQTALAALSQFVVHGAAMFHTSLYLADMRSFLDMADERAPQRGTATVPDRVDEIRLDEVVHRYPGRDEPAVAGVSLTLRRGEILAVVGENGSGKSTLAKLITGILLADKGRVLWDGTDLADADPEAVWRRTALVPQNFACWPLRARENVTLGRPRTYDDGPVWEAVDAVGMRETVEKLPQGLDTLLARELWGGAELSGGQWQRLACARALYRRTPLLILDEPTSQMDQRGEHRIFLEIRRIAAERMTVVVTHQLENTRLADRIVVMRAGRVVEQGTYEELAHGGSLFAELLALAQDR
- the metE gene encoding 5-methyltetrahydropteroyltriglutamate--homocysteine S-methyltransferase; translated protein: MTNEYATAAARSTVYGYPRQGRNRELKKAVEGYWKGRVTADALRATAAGLRRDNWRQLSGAGIDEVPTGDFSYYDHVLDTSVMVGAVPDRHREAVAADPLDGYFAMARGTQDVAPLEMTKWFDTNYHYLVPELGPDTVFAADSAKQVTELKEALTLGHTARPVLVGPVTYLLLAKPAPGVAADFEPLTLLDRLLPVYAEVLADLRAAGAEWVQLDEPALVQDRTPAELDAVARAYLELGGLNDRPELLVASYFDRLGDALPVLAKAPVEGLALDFTDAAAANLADLAAVGGLPGKRLVAGVVNGRNIWINDYEKSLATLATLLGLAGRVDIAASCSLLHVPLDTAPETDIDPEILRWLAFARQKTVEIATLAKGLAEGTDAIATEIAANRADLASRADSPVTYDPAVQARAAAITDTDGRRSQPYGERAAAQRAHLGLPLLPTTTIGSFPQTDELRTARADLRAGRLDPAGYDERIRTEIAEVISFQEKTGIDVLVHGEPERNDMVQYFAEQLTGYLATRHGWVQSYGTRYVRPPVLAGDISRPRPMTVDWTTYAQSLTDRPVKGMLTGPVTMLAWSFVRDDQPLGDTARQVALALRDEVDDLETAGTSVIQVDEPALRETLPLRADGHPSYLAWATEAFRLTTSGVRPDTQIHTHMCYAEFGDIVQAIDDLDADVISLEAARSHMQVAHELADHGYPREAGPGVYDIHSPRVPSVREAASLLRTGLEAIPAERLWVNPDCGLKTRGWPETRASLENLVAAARTVRDELSAR